A genome region from Micromonospora peucetia includes the following:
- a CDS encoding branched-chain amino acid ABC transporter permease — MNFDDLFSNFGTYTTTGLTQGAIYALVALGYTLVYGVLRLINFAHSEVFIAGAFAAIWTWNGFGLDQNSQVSGIGSIMFYLLVAMIVAAIASAGTATVIERVAYRPLRRRNAPPLAFLITAIGASIAISEAFGIWTRRRPEGAPILVSQDPLFHIFGVPIDAVQLLTLGSALVMMIALDLFINRSRVGRGIRAVAQDSNTAALMGVNKDRIILIVFIAGGSMAGVAGLLYDVRIQTLTYSVGFLLGLKAFTAAVLGGIGNLRGALVGGLLLGLIENYASGLFGSQWKDFAAFALLVVLLMFRPTGLLGESLGRARA; from the coding sequence TTGAACTTCGACGACCTGTTCTCCAACTTCGGGACATACACGACGACCGGCCTGACCCAGGGTGCGATCTACGCCCTGGTCGCGCTCGGCTACACGCTGGTCTACGGCGTGCTGAGACTCATCAACTTCGCCCACTCCGAGGTCTTCATCGCCGGCGCGTTCGCGGCGATCTGGACCTGGAACGGCTTCGGGCTCGACCAGAACTCGCAGGTCAGCGGCATCGGGTCGATCATGTTCTACCTGCTGGTTGCGATGATCGTCGCGGCGATCGCCTCCGCCGGCACGGCCACCGTGATCGAGCGGGTGGCGTACCGGCCGCTGCGTAGGCGAAACGCGCCGCCGCTGGCCTTCCTCATCACCGCGATCGGCGCGTCCATCGCCATCTCCGAGGCGTTCGGCATCTGGACCCGCCGCCGCCCCGAGGGCGCCCCGATCCTGGTCAGCCAGGATCCGCTGTTCCACATCTTCGGCGTGCCGATCGACGCGGTGCAGCTGCTCACCCTCGGCTCCGCGCTGGTGATGATGATCGCGCTGGACCTGTTCATCAACCGCAGCCGGGTCGGCCGCGGCATCCGGGCGGTCGCCCAGGACTCCAACACCGCCGCGCTGATGGGCGTGAACAAGGACCGGATCATCCTGATCGTCTTCATCGCCGGCGGCAGCATGGCCGGTGTCGCCGGCCTGCTCTACGACGTGCGGATCCAGACCCTCACCTACAGCGTCGGCTTCCTGCTCGGCCTCAAGGCGTTCACCGCCGCCGTGCTCGGCGGCATCGGCAACCTGCGGGGCGCGCTGGTCGGCGGCCTGTTGCTGGGCTTGATCGAGAACTACGCCTCCGGCCTGTTCGGCAGCCAGTGGAAGGACTTTGCCGCCTTCGCGCTGCTGGTGGTGCTGCTGATGTTCCGGCCGACTGGTCTGCTGGGTGAGTCGCTGGGGAGGGCACGGGCATGA
- a CDS encoding ABC transporter substrate-binding protein: MFHISGGRRAALGVTSAALLALSLAGCGEKENTEQPGAGPSVTAAADSALAGKVPDAIKADGVIKVGTDSTYAPAEFLDADGKTVVGFDIELFNAVAQKLGLKAEYESAPFDAILPGVDSGKYEVGVSSFTINAERMKTVNMVSYYSAGTQWATKAGNPAKVDTENACGKKIAVQVGTVQLDDITARSKKCTDAGKPAITIDQYQAQSDATAAVVSGKDDAMLADSPVGAYAVKQSNGQLELLGDIYESAPYGYAVKKDQAAFAEVLKEAVAAVIADGSYEGALKKWGVEGGAITTPALNPTS, translated from the coding sequence ATGTTCCACATCAGTGGTGGCCGCCGGGCCGCCCTCGGCGTCACGAGCGCCGCGCTGCTGGCCCTCTCGCTGGCCGGCTGCGGCGAGAAGGAGAACACCGAGCAGCCCGGCGCCGGCCCCAGCGTCACCGCCGCCGCCGACTCGGCGCTGGCCGGGAAGGTGCCCGACGCCATCAAGGCCGACGGCGTGATCAAGGTCGGCACCGACTCGACGTACGCCCCGGCGGAGTTCCTCGACGCCGACGGCAAGACGGTCGTCGGCTTCGACATCGAGCTGTTCAACGCGGTCGCGCAGAAGCTCGGCCTGAAGGCCGAGTACGAGTCGGCGCCGTTCGACGCGATCCTGCCCGGCGTCGACTCCGGCAAGTACGAGGTCGGTGTCTCCTCGTTCACCATCAACGCCGAGCGGATGAAGACCGTCAACATGGTCAGCTACTACTCGGCCGGCACCCAGTGGGCGACCAAGGCCGGCAACCCGGCCAAGGTCGACACCGAGAACGCCTGCGGCAAGAAGATCGCCGTGCAGGTCGGCACCGTGCAGCTCGACGACATCACCGCCCGGTCGAAGAAGTGCACCGACGCCGGCAAGCCGGCGATCACCATCGACCAGTACCAGGCGCAGAGCGACGCCACCGCCGCCGTGGTCAGCGGCAAGGACGACGCCATGCTGGCCGACTCCCCGGTCGGCGCGTACGCGGTGAAGCAGAGCAACGGCCAGCTGGAGCTGCTCGGCGACATCTACGAGTCGGCCCCGTACGGCTACGCGGTGAAGAAGGACCAGGCCGCGTTCGCCGAGGTGCTGAAGGAGGCCGTCGCGGCGGTCATCGCCGACGGCTCGTACGAGGGCGCGCTGAAGAAGTGGGGCGTCGAGGGCGGCGCCATCACGACCCCGGCACTGAACCCGACCAGCTGA
- a CDS encoding ABC transporter ATP-binding protein, which produces MLLEIDDVSLLYGRIQALHGISLTVDEGEIVALIGANGAGKSTTMRAISGIRPVASGSIRFNGEDITKLRADLRVRRGLCQAPEGRGIFPGMTVLDNLDMGAYTRRDRAGIAQDLDRVLNLFPRLAERRKQAGGTLSGGEQQMLAVGRALMSRPKLLLLDEPSMGLAPMLIQQIFDIIVEINQQGTTILLVEQNAQQALARAHRAYVLETGRIVKSGTGAELLHDPAVKEAYLGVA; this is translated from the coding sequence ATGCTGCTTGAGATCGACGATGTGAGCCTGCTCTACGGGCGGATCCAGGCGCTGCACGGCATCAGCCTGACGGTGGACGAGGGCGAGATCGTCGCCCTGATCGGTGCCAACGGCGCCGGCAAGTCGACGACGATGCGGGCGATCTCCGGCATTCGGCCGGTCGCCAGCGGCAGCATCCGGTTCAACGGCGAGGACATCACCAAGCTCCGGGCGGACCTGCGGGTCCGGCGCGGGCTGTGCCAGGCACCCGAGGGCCGCGGGATCTTCCCGGGCATGACGGTGCTGGACAACCTGGACATGGGCGCGTACACCCGGCGTGACCGGGCCGGCATCGCCCAGGACCTCGACCGGGTGCTGAACCTCTTCCCGCGCCTGGCCGAGCGGCGCAAGCAGGCCGGTGGCACCCTCTCCGGCGGTGAGCAGCAGATGCTGGCCGTCGGGCGGGCGCTGATGAGCCGGCCGAAGCTGCTGCTGCTCGACGAGCCCTCGATGGGGCTGGCGCCGATGCTGATCCAGCAGATCTTCGACATCATCGTCGAGATCAACCAACAGGGCACCACCATCCTGCTGGTCGAACAGAACGCCCAGCAGGCGCTGGCCCGGGCCCACCGGGCGTACGTGCTGGAGACCGGCCGGATCGTCAAGAGCGGCACCGGTGCGGAACTATTGCACGACCCGGCGGTCAAAGAGGCCTACCTCGGCGTGGCCTGA
- a CDS encoding ABC transporter ATP-binding protein — MSDTEQTPAIPAQAGAPAVEAVPTREPLLEVDKVTLRFGGVVALNEVDFTLYKGEILGLIGPNGAGKTTCFNAMTGIYQPTEGQIRFRGQKISGKKRHQITKMGMARTFQNIRLFPEMTALENVLVGTDAHNKTSVISALFRLPRYWKEERESREKAERLLEFVGIRGRLHEFARNLSYGEQRRLEIARALATDPALLCLDEPAAGFNPAEKEELLQLIRQIRDTGVTVLLIEHDMRLVMGVTDRIVVLEFGKKIAEGLPAEVRDNPKVIAAYLGVPDDAA; from the coding sequence GTGAGTGACACCGAACAGACGCCGGCCATTCCGGCGCAGGCCGGCGCGCCGGCCGTGGAGGCGGTGCCCACCCGGGAGCCGCTGCTGGAGGTCGACAAGGTCACGCTGCGCTTCGGCGGCGTGGTCGCGCTGAACGAGGTGGACTTCACCCTCTACAAGGGGGAGATCCTCGGTCTGATCGGCCCGAACGGTGCCGGCAAGACCACCTGCTTCAACGCCATGACCGGCATCTACCAGCCCACCGAGGGGCAGATCCGGTTCCGCGGCCAGAAGATCAGCGGCAAGAAGCGGCACCAGATCACCAAGATGGGCATGGCGCGGACGTTCCAGAACATCCGCCTCTTCCCTGAGATGACGGCGCTGGAGAACGTCCTGGTCGGCACGGACGCGCACAACAAGACCAGCGTCATCTCCGCGCTGTTCCGCCTGCCGCGGTACTGGAAGGAAGAGCGCGAGAGCCGGGAGAAGGCCGAGCGCCTGCTGGAGTTCGTCGGCATCCGCGGGCGGCTGCACGAGTTCGCCCGCAACCTCTCCTACGGCGAGCAGCGGCGGCTGGAGATCGCCCGCGCGCTGGCCACCGACCCTGCGCTGCTCTGCCTGGACGAGCCGGCTGCCGGCTTCAACCCGGCGGAGAAGGAGGAACTGCTCCAGCTCATCCGGCAGATCCGGGACACCGGCGTGACCGTGCTGCTCATCGAGCACGACATGCGCCTGGTCATGGGGGTCACCGACCGGATCGTGGTGCTGGAGTTCGGAAAGAAGATCGCCGAAGGGCTGCCCGCCGAGGTGCGGGACAACCCGAAGGTGATCGCGGCGTACCTGGGGGTGCCGGACGATGCTGCTTGA
- a CDS encoding branched-chain amino acid ABC transporter permease, whose product MTNVLEKVRSGREAAGERWRGAPRWVRWALLIAVIAFFYALPNKEFYQYLGPIPTPGANFTQVMFTVSIYVLLAVGLNIVVGFAGLLDLGYFGFFAVGAYTVAVLTSPSSDLKTLWPWLLAVPVAIALTMVSGVMLGTPTLRLRGDYLALVTLGFAEMIRIGAVSSEFLKGQRGFNQIPHPPGEYADGKPFFGVLDARPYYWLVLTVIILVVIGVRNLTNSRVGRAWISIREDEDAAQLMGVPTFKFKLWAFAAGAAIAGLAGALFAGKQNFVNSQNFELLNSIIILAAVIFGGSGNIVGAIVGGGLVAYMIERFRGIELLGVELYEYRFLFFGLVLVVMMIFRPEGLIPNRRRAAEFKDRRKEVTVGE is encoded by the coding sequence ATGACGAACGTCCTGGAGAAGGTGCGCTCCGGCCGCGAGGCGGCCGGGGAACGGTGGCGCGGTGCCCCGCGCTGGGTGCGTTGGGCGCTGCTGATCGCGGTGATCGCGTTCTTCTACGCGCTGCCGAACAAGGAGTTCTACCAGTACCTCGGGCCGATCCCGACCCCCGGTGCGAACTTCACCCAGGTGATGTTCACCGTCTCGATCTACGTGCTGCTGGCCGTCGGTCTGAACATCGTGGTCGGCTTTGCCGGCCTGCTCGACCTCGGCTACTTCGGCTTCTTCGCCGTCGGCGCGTACACCGTGGCGGTGCTGACCTCGCCGAGCAGTGACCTCAAGACGCTGTGGCCGTGGCTGCTGGCGGTGCCGGTGGCGATCGCCCTGACGATGGTCTCCGGCGTGATGCTCGGTACGCCGACCCTGCGGCTGCGGGGCGACTACCTGGCGCTGGTGACGCTCGGCTTCGCCGAGATGATCCGGATCGGTGCGGTCAGCTCGGAGTTCCTCAAGGGCCAGCGCGGCTTCAACCAGATCCCGCACCCGCCGGGCGAGTACGCCGACGGCAAGCCGTTCTTCGGCGTGCTCGACGCCCGGCCGTACTACTGGCTGGTGCTCACGGTGATCATCCTGGTGGTGATCGGGGTGCGGAACCTGACCAACAGCCGGGTCGGGCGGGCCTGGATCTCCATCCGGGAGGACGAGGACGCCGCGCAGCTGATGGGCGTGCCGACGTTCAAGTTCAAGTTGTGGGCGTTCGCCGCGGGCGCCGCGATCGCCGGCCTGGCCGGCGCGTTGTTCGCGGGCAAGCAGAACTTCGTCAACTCGCAGAACTTCGAGCTGCTGAACTCGATCATCATCCTGGCCGCGGTCATCTTCGGTGGCTCCGGCAACATCGTCGGCGCGATCGTCGGCGGCGGCCTGGTGGCGTACATGATCGAGCGGTTCCGTGGCATCGAGCTGCTCGGCGTCGAGCTGTACGAGTACCGGTTCCTGTTCTTCGGCCTGGTGCTGGTGGTCATGATGATCTTCCGGCCGGAGGGTCTGATACCCAACCGACGACGTGCGGCGGAGTTCAAGGATCGCCGCAAGGAGGTGACCGTCGGTGAGTGA
- a CDS encoding amino acid ABC transporter ATP-binding protein, with translation MTELTVPAQAGAPATESGPMVRAEQVHKSFGPIEVLKGIDLEVRSGEVCCLLGPSGSGKSTFLRCINHLEKINAGRIWVDGDLIGYRERGGKLHEMRESDVAAQRRAIGMVFQRFNLFPHMTALQNVAEAPVLVGREKKAAARDRAAALLERVGLGDKLGNYPSQLSGGQQQRVAIARALAMQPKLMLFDEPTSALDPELVGEVLDVMKDLARDGMTMIVVTHEIGFAREVGDSLVFMDDGVVVESGAPREVIANPRHDRTKAFLAKVL, from the coding sequence ATGACCGAGCTGACAGTGCCGGCCCAGGCCGGCGCGCCCGCGACGGAGTCCGGGCCGATGGTCCGGGCCGAGCAGGTACACAAGTCGTTCGGGCCGATCGAGGTGCTCAAGGGCATCGACCTGGAGGTCCGCAGCGGCGAGGTGTGCTGCCTGCTGGGTCCCTCGGGCTCCGGCAAGTCGACGTTCCTGCGCTGCATCAACCACCTGGAGAAGATCAACGCCGGTCGGATCTGGGTGGACGGCGACCTGATCGGCTACCGCGAGCGCGGCGGGAAGCTGCACGAGATGCGGGAGTCCGACGTCGCCGCCCAGCGCCGGGCGATCGGCATGGTGTTCCAGCGGTTCAACCTCTTCCCGCACATGACCGCCCTGCAGAACGTCGCCGAGGCGCCGGTACTGGTGGGCCGGGAGAAGAAGGCCGCCGCCCGGGACCGGGCCGCCGCCCTGCTGGAGCGGGTGGGGCTGGGCGACAAGCTCGGCAACTACCCGAGCCAGCTCTCCGGCGGGCAGCAGCAGCGGGTGGCGATCGCCCGGGCGCTGGCCATGCAGCCGAAGCTGATGCTCTTCGACGAGCCGACCAGCGCGCTCGACCCGGAGCTGGTCGGCGAGGTGCTCGACGTGATGAAGGACCTGGCCCGCGACGGCATGACGATGATCGTGGTCACCCACGAGATCGGCTTCGCCCGCGAGGTCGGCGACTCGCTGGTCTTCATGGACGACGGCGTCGTGGTCGAGTCCGGCGCGCCCCGCGAGGTGATCGCCAACCCCCGGCACGACCGGACGAAGGCGTTCCTGGCGAAGGTGCTCTGA
- a CDS encoding amino acid ABC transporter permease, which translates to MSVESDTSERARPEPIQAVPVRHPGRWVAVAVIGVLVAMFVHLLVTNKAFNWSFMVDEMFRPPIMEGVRGSIALLLTAMLIGIGLGVVIAIMRLSENPVLRGVAWAYTWFFRAVPRLVLAILFGNLGILWARIEFGLPFDRQIGALFGVDDFEARLFGFSAVDILTGFVAGMLALGLSEAAYMAEIVRAGIQSVDEGQTEAAQALGLKRGQILRRIVLPQAMRVIVPPTGNETIAMLKDTSLVAFVPVSMELFFQLRAVGSRTFQVFPMLVAATIWYLLLTSVLLVGQYYLERHFSKGVGRSVRAKTKLRGIAAESGGTTGKVDGA; encoded by the coding sequence ATGTCGGTCGAGTCAGACACATCCGAACGGGCACGGCCGGAACCCATCCAGGCCGTGCCCGTGCGGCATCCCGGGCGGTGGGTCGCCGTCGCCGTGATCGGGGTGCTGGTGGCCATGTTCGTTCACCTGCTGGTGACGAACAAGGCGTTCAACTGGTCGTTCATGGTCGACGAGATGTTCCGCCCGCCGATCATGGAGGGCGTACGCGGAAGCATCGCGCTGCTGCTGACCGCCATGTTGATCGGCATCGGGCTGGGCGTCGTCATCGCCATCATGCGGCTGTCGGAGAACCCGGTCCTGCGCGGCGTCGCCTGGGCGTACACCTGGTTCTTCCGGGCGGTGCCCCGGCTGGTGCTGGCGATCCTCTTCGGCAACCTGGGCATCCTCTGGGCGCGCATCGAGTTCGGGCTGCCCTTCGACCGGCAGATCGGCGCCCTGTTCGGGGTCGACGACTTCGAGGCGCGGCTGTTCGGCTTCTCGGCGGTGGACATCCTCACCGGCTTCGTGGCCGGCATGCTGGCGCTGGGCCTGTCGGAGGCCGCCTACATGGCGGAGATCGTCCGGGCCGGCATCCAGTCGGTCGACGAGGGGCAGACCGAGGCCGCACAGGCGCTCGGTCTGAAGCGTGGGCAGATCCTGCGCCGCATCGTGCTGCCGCAGGCCATGCGGGTGATCGTCCCGCCGACCGGCAACGAGACCATCGCGATGCTCAAGGACACCTCGCTGGTCGCCTTCGTGCCGGTATCGATGGAGCTGTTCTTCCAGCTCAGGGCCGTCGGCAGCCGCACCTTCCAGGTCTTCCCGATGCTGGTCGCGGCGACCATCTGGTACCTGCTGCTGACCAGCGTGCTGCTGGTCGGGCAGTACTACCTGGAGCGGCACTTCTCCAAGGGCGTCGGGCGCAGCGTACGGGCGAAGACCAAGCTGCGGGGGATCGCCGCAGAGAGCGGCGGAACGACCGGGAAGGTGGACGGCGCATGA
- a CDS encoding branched-chain amino acid ABC transporter substrate-binding protein, whose translation MRQKLARVIGGVAMLALVAGGTACSSSDDTASGGDACGNKIAFFGALTGPSAALGINENNGVKLAVDKYNKENTDCKVELVPLDSQGSPDQAPQLAQKAIDDTKILGIIGPAYSGESEAAGPLFNEAGLVTITPSATRPSLSEQKWKTFFRAVGNDFSQGPAAGNYIKNVLKADTVFVIDDQSAYGAGLADEVKKVLGPSVVGSDKVQGDGKQVEFSAVVTKVKAANAKAIFYGGYYQEAGLIRKQLTAAGITAPLVAGDGVNDGAYITSAGAAAAEGTILTCPCQPAAEARGTFVQEYKALNGTDPGTYSDTAYDAANILLAGIKAGKTSREGLLEFVKGYSGEGVAAKYKFVEGGELDPAEVKVWAFKVVGGKVVPDQEIPKS comes from the coding sequence TTGAGGCAGAAGCTCGCGCGCGTTATCGGTGGGGTTGCCATGCTGGCGCTCGTCGCCGGCGGCACCGCATGCTCCAGCAGCGACGACACGGCGTCCGGTGGTGACGCCTGCGGCAACAAGATCGCATTCTTCGGCGCGCTGACCGGTCCCTCGGCGGCGCTCGGCATCAACGAGAACAACGGCGTCAAGCTGGCCGTCGACAAGTACAACAAGGAGAACACCGACTGCAAGGTCGAGTTGGTTCCCCTGGACTCGCAGGGCAGCCCGGACCAGGCCCCGCAGCTGGCCCAGAAGGCCATCGACGACACCAAGATCCTCGGCATCATCGGCCCGGCCTACTCGGGTGAGTCGGAGGCCGCCGGACCGCTGTTCAACGAGGCCGGCCTGGTGACCATCACCCCCTCCGCGACCCGCCCGAGCCTCTCGGAGCAGAAGTGGAAGACCTTCTTCCGCGCGGTCGGCAACGACTTCAGCCAGGGCCCGGCGGCCGGCAACTACATCAAGAACGTGCTGAAGGCCGACACGGTCTTCGTCATCGACGACCAGTCCGCGTACGGCGCCGGCCTGGCTGACGAGGTCAAGAAGGTGCTCGGCCCGTCGGTCGTCGGCTCGGACAAGGTCCAGGGCGATGGCAAGCAGGTCGAGTTCTCCGCCGTCGTCACCAAGGTCAAGGCCGCGAACGCCAAGGCGATCTTCTACGGCGGCTACTACCAGGAGGCCGGCCTGATCCGCAAGCAGCTCACCGCTGCCGGGATCACCGCTCCGTTGGTCGCCGGCGACGGCGTCAACGACGGCGCCTACATCACCTCCGCGGGTGCGGCGGCGGCCGAGGGCACCATCCTCACCTGCCCGTGCCAGCCGGCCGCCGAGGCGCGCGGCACCTTCGTCCAGGAGTACAAGGCCCTCAACGGCACTGACCCGGGCACCTACAGCGACACCGCCTACGACGCGGCGAACATCCTGCTCGCCGGCATCAAGGCGGGCAAGACCAGCCGCGAGGGCCTGCTGGAGTTCGTGAAGGGCTACAGCGGCGAGGGCGTCGCGGCGAAGTACAAGTTCGTCGAGGGTGGCGAGCTCGACCCGGCGGAGGTCAAGGTCTGGGCCTTCAAGGTCGTCGGCGGCAAGGTCGTTCCGGACCAGGAGATCCCCAAGTCCTGA